One Candidatus Zixiibacteriota bacterium DNA window includes the following coding sequences:
- a CDS encoding dockerin type I domain-containing protein produces MKFICYLSIVFILLAFAEFTAAAPPPPPNYQISAPSWQLQNEEQVWFCPTDSNVLVANWRDFRYGYRQIGVGRSSDGGNFWLDSLVSPGLQVFDRQSDPTLTVNADGDFFMSYLDYSSVLTVLNDSSFITFIKSTDKGLSWTGPYTVEDTIGAYFEDKQFITVDRTGGPYNGNVYVAWARFPNPNRIMFARSTTGAVSFDDTVVIGPTITFNNQCGSGQIEGGQFANPFVGADGSVYVTWVGGDLDTVDCAYYYSLKLVKSVDGGVSWSSPKVIRHTFGNWSWVDGNIDVYNEPTVAADIFGGPFNGHLYMEYANMDTGNNQYDDFNIEFIRSTDGGVTWSEPIYVNDDYTGPGAMYDQFHPWLFINEEGILITIFYDQRTDPVNHYKFDVFAAYSFDGGLSFTANHRISDVSINPGFLAKAVDAGPTNPNPVRAPGQLLSPMAGKIAEYIGVTAFHDKITAVWTDTRNGNQDVFGANWYLPLLEPRLISPIAGDTTLNGVPTLRWATTWKNNDDRYRVELAGDPMLTTNLLTQYIDTNSLNIGLPLAEGTYFWRTKAFKISTGDSSDYSNVGHFFVDIYVCGDANGSGIVNIQDITYLINYLYKSGPKPKPLPAGDATGNGIINIQDITHLINYLYKGGPAPICP; encoded by the coding sequence ATGAAATTCATCTGCTATTTGTCGATTGTTTTTATCCTGTTGGCTTTTGCCGAGTTTACTGCCGCGGCACCGCCCCCCCCACCCAACTATCAGATATCGGCGCCCTCGTGGCAACTTCAAAATGAAGAGCAAGTCTGGTTCTGCCCGACCGACAGCAATGTTCTTGTCGCCAACTGGCGTGATTTTCGTTATGGATACCGCCAGATAGGGGTGGGCCGCTCCAGTGACGGCGGCAATTTCTGGCTTGATTCGCTGGTTTCTCCCGGACTGCAGGTCTTTGACCGGCAGTCCGACCCGACCCTTACGGTCAATGCCGACGGCGATTTTTTTATGAGCTATCTCGATTATTCCTCGGTTCTCACAGTCCTCAACGATTCCTCCTTTATCACCTTTATCAAATCAACCGATAAAGGTTTGAGTTGGACCGGCCCTTATACCGTTGAGGATACGATCGGGGCGTACTTTGAGGATAAGCAATTCATAACGGTTGACAGAACCGGCGGCCCATATAACGGCAATGTCTATGTCGCCTGGGCACGGTTCCCCAATCCCAATCGAATCATGTTTGCCCGTTCCACCACCGGCGCGGTGAGCTTTGATGATACGGTGGTAATTGGCCCGACCATCACCTTCAACAACCAATGCGGCTCCGGCCAGATCGAGGGGGGGCAGTTTGCCAATCCCTTTGTCGGCGCCGATGGCTCCGTTTATGTAACCTGGGTGGGCGGTGATCTCGATACGGTCGATTGCGCGTATTATTATTCACTGAAACTGGTGAAATCGGTCGATGGCGGCGTTTCCTGGTCATCGCCCAAGGTCATCCGACACACATTCGGCAATTGGAGCTGGGTTGACGGCAATATCGATGTTTATAACGAACCGACCGTGGCCGCAGACATATTCGGCGGACCTTTCAACGGTCATCTTTATATGGAATACGCCAATATGGATACCGGGAATAATCAGTACGATGATTTCAATATCGAGTTCATTCGTTCCACGGATGGCGGTGTTACCTGGTCGGAGCCGATTTATGTCAACGATGATTATACCGGGCCGGGAGCCATGTATGACCAGTTCCATCCCTGGCTGTTTATCAACGAGGAAGGAATCCTGATCACTATTTTCTATGACCAGCGGACAGACCCGGTGAATCATTACAAGTTTGATGTCTTTGCGGCGTATTCCTTTGACGGCGGCCTGAGCTTCACAGCCAATCATCGCATCTCGGATGTTTCGATAAATCCCGGCTTCCTTGCGAAAGCAGTTGATGCCGGACCGACCAATCCCAACCCGGTTCGTGCCCCGGGTCAGCTTCTCAGCCCAATGGCCGGCAAAATTGCCGAGTATATCGGTGTGACCGCCTTCCATGACAAAATCACTGCTGTCTGGACCGACACCCGCAACGGCAACCAGGACGTCTTCGGCGCCAATTGGTATCTCCCGCTGCTCGAGCCGCGGCTGATTTCACCGATCGCAGGAGATACTACTCTTAACGGTGTCCCGACTCTTCGCTGGGCGACCACATGGAAAAATAATGATGACCGATATCGTGTTGAACTGGCCGGCGATCCGATGCTCACCACCAATCTGTTGACTCAATATATCGATACTAATAGTCTCAATATTGGACTTCCTCTTGCCGAGGGAACATATTTCTGGCGCACAAAGGCATTCAAGATCTCGACCGGTGATTCCTCCGACTATTCAAATGTCGGGCACTTCTTTGTGGACATCTATGTCTGCGGCGATGCCAACGGCAGCGGCATAGTCAATATACAGGATATCACATACCTGATTAACTACCTCTACAAGAGCGGCCCCAAGCCGAAACCGCTGCCTGCGGGCGATGCCACCGGCAATGGCATCATCAATATTCAGGATATCACTCACCTGATCAACTATCTATACAAAGGAGGCCCGGCTCCGATTTGCCCATGA
- a CDS encoding protein-L-isoaspartate(D-aspartate) O-methyltransferase, with amino-acid sequence MLALFSCSGQSEPGDSTEAGYEKLRARMVETQLLPRDINDKKVIAAMKHVPRHLFVPKEYRAYAYEDGPQPIEQGQTISQPYIVAIMTQLLRIDSVSKILEIGTGSGYQAAVLGEISDSVYSIEIIPQLAKQAAHLLDSLGYRNVHVKAGDGYLGWPEAAPFDAVIVTAAAPKIPQPLIEQLKVGGRMVIPVGDYTQELYLITKEKDGVVKQAIIPVRFVPMTGEVQKK; translated from the coding sequence ATGCTGGCATTATTTTCATGTTCGGGGCAGTCCGAGCCGGGCGATTCCACCGAGGCCGGATATGAAAAACTGCGCGCTCGGATGGTTGAGACGCAGCTTCTCCCCCGCGATATAAACGATAAGAAGGTCATCGCGGCCATGAAACATGTGCCGCGCCATCTGTTCGTACCCAAAGAGTACCGCGCTTATGCATATGAAGATGGTCCTCAGCCGATCGAACAGGGACAAACTATTTCGCAGCCATATATCGTCGCCATTATGACCCAGTTGCTCCGGATCGATTCTGTTTCAAAGATTTTGGAAATCGGCACCGGATCGGGGTATCAGGCGGCGGTTCTGGGGGAGATCTCCGATTCCGTATATAGCATTGAAATTATCCCGCAACTGGCCAAGCAGGCGGCGCATCTTCTGGATTCCCTCGGATACAGGAATGTTCATGTAAAGGCCGGGGATGGCTACCTGGGATGGCCCGAGGCGGCCCCATTTGATGCCGTCATTGTTACCGCCGCTGCGCCCAAAATCCCGCAACCCCTTATTGAGCAGCTCAAAGTCGGCGGTCGCATGGTTATTCCGGTCGGCGATTATACGCAGGAACTTTATCTAATCACCAAGGAAAAAGATGGCGTCGTCAAACAGGCTATCATTCCGGTCCGCTTTGTGCCGATGACCGGCGAAGTGCAGAAGAAATAA
- the fba gene encoding class II fructose-1,6-bisphosphate aldolase: MPLLSLIEMYKPANEKHYAIGQFNVNNLEFIQAALEAAEELKSPIILAASTGAIKYAGLEYLVNIVRTGAARMTAPVALHLDHGATIEDAAKCIEGGFTSVMIDASHFPLEENIRITKEVVRLAHPKNIAVEAELGRLGGIEDNISVSEKEAILTDPVQAEQFVRETGCDALAVAVGTSHGAYKFKAEVRLAFDRIDEIKKRVKIPLVLHGASGVGRELLEKAEKFGAKLAGAKGVPDEAYTQAISLGINKINIDTDLRLAWVGAVREVLAVKPEEFDPRKVLGPARDAVKKVVMAKMKLFGSAGKA; the protein is encoded by the coding sequence ATGCCTTTGTTGTCTCTGATAGAGATGTATAAACCGGCCAATGAGAAGCATTATGCCATCGGGCAGTTCAATGTCAATAATCTGGAGTTCATTCAGGCGGCCCTCGAAGCCGCCGAAGAGTTGAAATCTCCAATCATCCTGGCCGCCTCAACCGGCGCCATCAAATATGCCGGCCTTGAATATCTGGTCAATATAGTCAGAACCGGCGCGGCCCGTATGACCGCTCCTGTCGCTCTGCATCTCGACCACGGTGCCACAATCGAGGATGCTGCCAAATGCATTGAGGGGGGATTTACCTCAGTCATGATTGATGCCTCGCATTTTCCCCTTGAAGAAAATATCCGTATCACCAAAGAGGTAGTCCGGCTGGCGCACCCGAAAAATATCGCCGTTGAGGCGGAACTGGGCCGGCTCGGCGGCATTGAAGATAATATCTCGGTATCCGAGAAAGAGGCCATCCTAACCGACCCAGTGCAGGCCGAGCAATTTGTCAGGGAAACAGGATGTGATGCTCTGGCGGTGGCAGTGGGGACAAGCCATGGAGCCTATAAGTTCAAAGCTGAAGTCAGATTGGCCTTTGATAGAATCGATGAAATCAAGAAACGCGTAAAGATTCCTCTCGTATTGCATGGCGCCAGCGGCGTGGGCCGGGAACTGTTGGAAAAAGCGGAGAAATTCGGCGCCAAACTGGCCGGGGCCAAAGGTGTCCCTGATGAGGCTTATACTCAGGCCATTTCGCTTGGCATCAACAAGATCAATATCGATACCGACCTTCGCCTGGCCTGGGTGGGTGCCGTACGCGAAGTGCTCGCGGTTAAACCGGAGGAGTTTGACCCGCGCAAAGTCCTGGGCCCGGCCCGCGATGCGGTCAAGAAAGTGGTTATGGCCAAAATGAAGCTTTTTGGATCTGCAGGAAAAGCCTGA